In one window of Fulvia fulva chromosome 5, complete sequence DNA:
- a CDS encoding Sexual development regulator velC, whose protein sequence is MSHSGRPLPTQPPYQGYSTGNMAQTQHPPSLPRANFAGRPEQRRPGPQLPPIQSVPANFASYDNGRPMQLPPMQVPRAGAISSPSTASIRSIPVAQLLSTDPPSPPRSHPLAQATHETYQPSPPRAHMRSPLAGFPPQHHHSYPQAPYHRHEHSIGANRAPAPSYSTDQFPRRQYTPAPGPPPHSYPQRPSQQTSPSLSAHSSPSYTHSETSPRSSIGPSTTTSLTQRPQISKPPPQFTYNLYIRQQPAAARACGFGERDRRVIDPPPILELKIMNRETGAPEQDPNAMLALTCSLLSPDGNDDETELPPAHPDMPSTRRLMGTLVASPYQAKDERGTAGTFFVFPDLSCRSPGKYRLRFKLLRVDPTNTTPGSISGSVAGITTEVFSVYTAKDFPGMRASSALLKALRRQGLNVGVKKGSEARKGKGGGKGAGGAKKEHDGSESSSEEEGDGGGGGSDGGMHSSSGDASPKTMARKKGKRRKRDE, encoded by the coding sequence ATGTCGCATTCAGGACGGCCTTTGCCAACTCAACCGCCATATCAGGGCTACAGTACCGGTAACATGGCGCAAACACAGCATCCGCCGTCCTTACCACGTGCCAACTTCGCAGGACGACCGGAACAACGACGTCCAGGACCACAGCTACCTCCAATACAGTCGGTGCCAGCGAACTTTGCCTCGTATGACAATGGTAGACCAATGCAACTTCCACCAATGCAGGTGCCGCGGGCCGGAGCGATCTCGTCACCCAGTACCGCATCGATACGTTCAATACCAGTCGCCCAGCTACTGTCGACCGATCCACCGTCACCACCGAGGTCACATCCTCTTGCACAAGCTACTCATGAAACGTATCAGCCATCGCCACCAAGGGCTCACATGAGATCCCCTCTTGCAGGCTTTCCACCGCAGCACCATCACTCCTACCCACAAGCACCATACCACCGCCACGAGCACAGCATAGGCGCAAATCGAGCACCAGCACCGTCATACTCGACAGACCAATTTCCTAGACGACAATACACCCCGGCGCCAGGGCCACCACCCCACAGCTACCCTCAACGACCATCCCAGCAGACCAGTCCTTCTCTGAGCGCTCACTCTTCCCCGAGCTACACCCACTCGGAAACCTCCCCTCGCTCCTCCATTGGCCCCTCGACCACAACCTCTCTTACCCAACGTCCTCAAATCTCCAAGCCTCCACCACAGTTCACTTACAACCTCTACATTCGGCAACAGCCCGCTGCTGCCCGCGCCTGCGGTTTCGGCGAACGAGACCGCCGCGTGATCGACCCACCACCAATCTTGGAACTAAAGATAATGAACCGAGAAACAGGAGCTCCCGAGCAGGACCCCAATGCCATGTTAGCCTTGACATGCTCGCTCCTCTCCCCGGACGGGAACGATGACGAGACAGAGTTGCCGCCAGCGCATCCCGATATGCCATCCACACGTCGACTGATGGGAACGCTCGTCGCATCTCCTTACCAAGCCAAAGACGAGCGCGGAACCGCTGGGACGTTCTTCGTCTTCCCTGATCTCTCCTGTCGAAGCCCGGGAAAGTATCGCTTACGCTTCAAGCTCCTGCGTGTGGATCCGACGAACACGACCCCAGGCTCCATAAGTGGCAGCGTAGCGGGCATTACGACCGAGGTCTTCAGCGTTTACACCGCGAAAGACTTCCCAGGAATGCGGGCGAGTAGTGCACTCCTCAAAGCGTTGCGGCGGCAGGGCTTGAATGTCGGCGTGAAGAAGGGGAGTGAGGCGAGGAAGGGAAAAGGCGGTGGGAAGGGCGCAGGAGGGGCGAAGAAGGAACATGATGGGAGTGAAAGTAGTAGTGAAGAGGAGGGTGATGGTGGTGGTGGAGGTAGTGATGGCGGAATGCATAGTAGCAGTGGGGATGCGAGTCCGAAGACGATGGCAAGGAAGAAggggaagaggaggaagagGGACGAGTGA
- a CDS encoding CTP synthase, producing MKYVLVSGGVISGVGKGIIASSAGLLLKSMGLKVSSIKIDPYINVDAGLMNPREHGEVYVLDDGGEVDLDLGNYERYLDITLTRQNNITLGKIYEKVISKERKGEYLGKTVQVVPHVTGEIEQWIERVAKVTVDDTGEEPDVCIVELGGTVGDIESMAFVEALCELRRNAGRDNFMQIHVSYVPVVHGEQKTKPTQMAIKAVRSAGLIPDLIACRCEYPLESGAIEKIARFCNVTNENVLAVRDMPSTYQVPILLHEQKLVQLMTSALRLDVLKLPQELRQKGVKIWDTWKRLTLGLEHIREELEIVLVGKYLDQPDAYCSVIKSLEHAAMFCRKKLRVKNVDAEHLEKHTNKKDPAKFHKAWHDVCTASGILVPGGFGSRGTEGMIAAANWARENNTPYLGICLGMQIAVVEFARSVCNVPLPQATSSEFDGADSDRVIIDMPEHHPGDMGATMRLGIKPTFWQPDTEWSKLRALYGLKNDSVDERHRHRYEVNPAYTAQLEQNGLTFIGKDSTGVRQEVIELKDHPWFVGVQYHPEYLSRVLNPSKPYLGFIAASAGMLDEVLRGGSPTGRMSPTAGLYEDSSHGLTNGDKTSA from the exons ATGAAGTACGTTCTTGTATCTGGAG GTGTCATCAGCGGCGTCGGCAAGGGCATTATAGCCTCTTCTGCCGGGCTGCTGCTTAAGTCTATGGGACTTAAG GTCTCCAGCATCAAGATCGACCCTTACATCAACGTCGACGCAGGTCTTATGAACCCTCGAGAACACGGCGAAGTCTACGTACTGGACGACGGTGGCGAGGTTGATCTTGATCTGGGCAACTACGAGCGATACCTCGACATTACCTTGACTCGACAGAACAACATCACATTGGGCAAGATCTACGAAAAGGTCATCTCGAAAGAGCGCAAGGGAGAATACCTTGGCAAGACCGTACAGGTGGTCCCGCATGTGACTGGCGAGATTGAGCAATGGATCGAGAGAGTCGCCAAGGTGACAGTCGATGATACAGGTGAAGAGCCAGATGTGTGCATCGTCGAGCTTGGTGGCACAGTCGGAGATATCGAGAGCATGGCTTTTGTTGAAGCGCTTTGCGAGCTACGCAGAAATGCTGGCCGTGACAACTTCATGCAGATCCATGTTTCCTACGTGCCAGTCGTGCACGGGGAGCAAAAGACCAAGCCTACTCAGATGGCCATCAAAGCGGTCCGCTCAGCAGGTCTTATTCCGGACTTGATCGCTTGCCGCTGCGAATATCCTCTGGAATCTGGTGCAATCGAGAAAATTGCACGCTTCTGTAAC GTGACGAACGAGAACGTCCTCGCAGTCCGCGACATGCCATCCACATACCAAGTCCCGATTCTGCTCCACGAGCAGAAATTGGTACAGCTCATGACTTCAGCGCTTCGCTTGGATGTCCTCAAGCTACCACAGGAGCTTCGTCAAAAAGGAGTCAAGATCTGGGATACCTGGAAGCGACTGACGCTGGGACTTGAGCATATTCGTGAAGAGCTGGAGATTGTGCTCGTTGGCAAATACCTCGATCAGCCTGACGCTTATTGTTCAGTCATCAAATCTCTGGAGCATGCCGCCATGTTCTGCCGGAAGAAGTTGAGGGTGAAGAACGTCGATGCGGAGCACTTGGAGAAACACACGAACAAGAAGGATCCCGCAAAGTTCCACAAGGCTTGGCACGATGTTTGTACAGCTTCCGGCATCCTCGTACCGGGCGGTTTCGGCAGCAGAGGTACAGAAGGCATGATCGCAGCAGCGAACTGGGCGAGGGAGAACAATACACCATACCTTGGCATTTGCTTGGGAATGCAGATCGCAGTGGTCGAATTCGCTCGATCCGTGTGCAATGTGCCTCTACCTCAAGCAACGTCGTCTGAGTTTGACGGAGCGGACAGTGACAGAGTCATCATTGACATGCCAGAGCATCACCCAGGAGATATGGGCGCTACCATGCGTCTTGGAATCAAACCAACATTCTGGCAGCCAGATACAGAGTGGAGCAAGCTTCGCGCACTTTATGGTTTGAAGAACGACAGCGTCGATGAGCGACACCGTCATCGATATGAGGTTAATCCCGCCTACACCGCCCAACTTGAGCAGAACGGATTGACGTTCATCGGCAAGGATTCGACAGGCGTCAGACAGGAAGTCATCGAGCTCAAAGACCATCCGTGGTTCGTTGGTGTCCAATATCATCCGGAGTATCTATCTCGTGTCCTAAACCCTTCAAAGCCATACCTTGGCTTCATTGCGGCTAGCGCGGGTATGCTCGACGAGGTTCTCCGGGGTGGCAGCCCTACTGGTCGCATGTCACCAACAGCAGGGCTGTACGAGGACTCTTCACATGGACTGACGAATGGCGATAAGACATCAGCTTGA